A genomic segment from Arcobacter acticola encodes:
- a CDS encoding IS4 family transposase → MGIDNFIETAMKSVLKNPIVLVLRDINFSSILKQSNFIKRDVGVPPYMVILQFLYMFLINKKISSFMKYSNDSFKKDVYYRLLKNSKYNWRKLLLLTSVNLINKLSSLQKPTDTKVFIIDDTVEIKRGKYIEGSCKNLWSNKDKRVVKGLNIVSLNYSDTHTDMMLDFSMNYNKNQIIDSIDNKYHHRSNAYKRRIEGRNGKNIQAINMLKRALSSGIYADYLLVDSWYAKPNFIKEVRDNGLDTIARVAKSNRIWQFSGKYKTLEALYNHEKQNKTSKLGNYNSIKYSYVSTITTHKTLGRVKIVFIRTKENLIPIFSTNIHLSDLEIINTYKKRWNIEQGYKDLREYFQFGKEENRIYESLIARITLSFLAYNLTSYINRINNEPQTLGNLFKDLECQLETLAISMELFLKILENLLQTTEIVKRNKDLELIINVLRIHTKKQLGFMCES, encoded by the coding sequence ATGGGTATTGACAATTTTATCGAAACTGCTATGAAGAGTGTGTTAAAGAATCCTATAGTTTTAGTTTTAAGAGATATAAATTTTAGCAGTATTTTAAAACAAAGTAATTTTATCAAGCGTGATGTAGGTGTGCCGCCGTATATGGTGATCTTACAATTTTTATATATGTTCCTTATTAATAAAAAGATCTCATCCTTTATGAAATATAGTAATGACAGTTTTAAGAAAGATGTTTATTATAGATTACTAAAAAATAGTAAATACAACTGGAGAAAATTATTGTTGCTCACATCCGTGAACTTAATCAATAAACTTTCATCATTGCAAAAGCCAACTGATACAAAAGTATTTATCATTGATGACACAGTTGAAATTAAGCGTGGAAAATATATAGAAGGCAGTTGTAAGAATTTATGGAGCAATAAAGATAAAAGAGTAGTTAAGGGTTTAAATATTGTATCACTAAACTATAGTGATACTCATACCGATATGATGCTAGATTTTTCCATGAACTATAATAAAAATCAAATTATAGATTCTATTGATAATAAATATCACCATAGAAGCAATGCCTATAAACGAAGAATTGAAGGGAGAAACGGTAAAAATATCCAAGCAATAAATATGCTAAAACGAGCTTTAAGTTCAGGAATATATGCAGACTATCTACTTGTCGATAGCTGGTATGCAAAACCAAATTTTATCAAAGAGGTTAGAGATAATGGTTTGGATACGATTGCAAGGGTTGCAAAAAGCAATAGAATCTGGCAGTTTAGTGGGAAATATAAAACACTTGAAGCTCTATATAATCATGAAAAACAAAATAAAACTTCAAAACTTGGTAACTATAATTCCATCAAATACTCCTATGTTTCAACTATCACTACACATAAAACACTTGGAAGAGTAAAGATTGTATTTATAAGAACCAAAGAAAATCTAATACCAATATTTTCAACCAATATACATTTATCAGATTTAGAGATTATAAATACATACAAAAAACGGTGGAATATTGAGCAAGGATATAAAGACCTAAGGGAATACTTTCAATTCGGTAAAGAGGAAAACCGCATTTATGAATCCCTAATAGCTAGAATCACTCTATCATTCCTTGCATACAATTTAACAAGCTATATCAATCGTATCAATAATGAACCACAAACTTTAGGAAACTTATTCAAAGACTTAGAGTGTCAGCTTGAAACCCTTGCTATTTCAATGGAACTATTCCTAAAAATATTAGAAAACTTGCTCCAAACTACAGAAATTGTCAAGAGAAATAAAGATTTAGAGCTTATTATCAATGTTTTACGCATTCATACCAAAAAGCAACTTGGTTTTATGTGCGAAAGTTGA
- a CDS encoding protoglobin domain-containing protein produces MKEYTQLKEHYKFTEEEALILKKLQPRMEKLADTFIDEFYDYIWGFGRTAKYLKNNEIISRHKIKIKAWFINLFSGKYDISYFLSIYKIGEIHVQIGLPTHYVNSAFTFVRTFVLKSIEENFENKEQHVREINAVEKIIDMNLDVLTSSYREEELGKFLSLSRTEKGILSSLKKFNSFINYFLAFALGIIAFFAIGLFVYDIYLLFFTDIKIEKGILTVLGSLLVLWASIELIHEEIKHLQGKGFAIGAFIMLAMAALIRKVLIYSLSTEKATELLIIAIVIVALAISYWLVSINKRNSDNN; encoded by the coding sequence ATGAAAGAATATACCCAGTTAAAAGAACACTATAAATTTACTGAAGAAGAAGCTCTTATTTTAAAAAAACTTCAACCAAGAATGGAAAAACTAGCCGATACATTTATTGATGAATTTTATGATTATATTTGGGGTTTTGGAAGAACTGCAAAATATTTAAAGAACAATGAAATCATTAGTAGACATAAGATTAAAATTAAAGCTTGGTTCATAAATCTTTTTTCTGGTAAATATGATATATCTTATTTTTTATCTATTTATAAAATAGGTGAAATTCACGTTCAAATTGGTCTTCCTACTCACTATGTAAATTCTGCTTTCACTTTTGTTAGAACATTTGTACTTAAGAGTATAGAAGAGAATTTTGAAAATAAAGAACAACATGTAAGAGAAATCAATGCAGTTGAAAAAATAATTGATATGAATTTGGATGTTTTAACTAGTTCTTATAGAGAAGAAGAACTTGGGAAATTTTTATCATTATCTCGAACAGAAAAAGGAATCTTATCTTCACTAAAAAAATTCAATTCTTTTATTAATTACTTTTTAGCATTTGCCTTAGGAATTATTGCTTTTTTTGCTATTGGTTTGTTTGTTTATGATATTTATTTATTATTTTTTACTGATATAAAAATAGAAAAAGGTATATTAACAGTACTTGGAAGTTTATTAGTACTATGGGCATCAATTGAGTTAATACATGAAGAGATAAAACATTTACAAGGAAAAGGTTTTGCAATTGGTGCTTTTATTATGCTTGCAATGGCAGCGTTGATAAGAAAAGTATTAATATATTCTCTTTCAACAGAAAAAGCAACAGAATTATTAATAATTGCCATAGTAATAGTTGCCTTAGCTATTTCTTATTGGCTAGTAAGTATTAACAAAAGAAATTCAGATAATAATTAA
- the rd gene encoding rubredoxin — MNKYVCTVCGYIYNPEIGDLDSGIEPGTAFEDIPNDWECPDCGVKKEDFEIIN; from the coding sequence ATGAATAAATATGTTTGTACTGTTTGTGGATATATATATAATCCAGAAATAGGTGATTTAGATTCAGGTATTGAACCAGGAACTGCATTTGAAGATATTCCTAATGATTGGGAATGTCCTGATTGTGGTGTTAAAAAAGAAGATTTTGAAATAATTAATTGA
- a CDS encoding SDR family oxidoreductase — MSKVVLITGATSGMGELTSKLLSDNGYIVYAGTRDKNTISNDGLLKSIYIDVTKTESINNAVEKIIKDEGKIDVLVNNAGYGLLSTVEDGTDEEMFNQFDVNVFGLLKVTRAVLPYMREAKAGVIINISSFLGKMGLPLLAHYNASKYAVEGIVDSLRFETLPYNVRVHSIQAGLFGTNFVKKGLVVNSKTTDENSPYKDLVAHFVPIVAKAINEGPSSQPIADAVKNIIEDENSEIFIPVGDEAKTFIPLRKELSDKAFEQKVRDTFSI; from the coding sequence ATGTCAAAAGTAGTTCTAATTACAGGTGCAACATCAGGAATGGGTGAGTTAACATCAAAGTTACTTAGTGATAATGGATATATTGTTTATGCAGGTACAAGAGATAAAAATACAATAAGTAATGATGGATTATTAAAAAGCATATATATAGATGTAACTAAGACAGAAAGTATAAATAATGCTGTTGAAAAGATTATAAAAGATGAAGGCAAAATTGATGTTCTTGTTAACAATGCTGGATATGGTCTTCTTTCAACTGTAGAAGATGGAACAGATGAAGAAATGTTTAATCAGTTTGATGTAAATGTATTTGGACTACTCAAAGTTACAAGAGCAGTTCTTCCATATATGAGAGAAGCAAAAGCAGGAGTTATAATTAATATTAGCTCATTTTTAGGAAAGATGGGACTTCCTCTTTTAGCTCATTACAATGCATCTAAGTATGCAGTTGAAGGAATAGTAGACTCTTTAAGATTTGAAACTCTACCGTATAATGTAAGAGTTCATTCTATCCAAGCAGGACTTTTTGGAACAAATTTTGTAAAAAAGGGTTTAGTTGTTAATTCAAAAACAACAGATGAAAACTCACCCTATAAAGATTTAGTAGCACATTTTGTTCCAATAGTGGCAAAAGCGATAAATGAAGGTCCTTCTTCTCAACCAATAGCTGATGCAGTAAAAAATATTATAGAAGATGAAAACTCAGAAATATTTATTCCTGTGGGGGATGAGGCTAAAACTTTTATACCACTAAGAAAAGAGTTAAGCGATAAAGCATTTGAGCAAAAAGTTAGAGATACTTTTAGTATTTAA
- a CDS encoding AraC family transcriptional regulator — MEDKVNTSRNNNSFSIKKIEKNINGFSFDIRQHSLYELVCISKGNIKLTIDFQTYDLKENTVYLIKPGQVHQWIKDKQPNTCIGYIFHFSKDFLPSYDMVNKLYEKNSFPIIELSLSVFNNINQLISMLLTENQPNTLCAYLFGSILEYILKSKKNTNNLYYKDQRIYLLLDLIEKEFIHEKSALFYAKSLNLTTKRLNELTKKYLNKTVSSLIFERIIIEIKRELTYSNLTITEISNNLEFNSLSHFSKFFKHYTSSSPLEFKNLKKHT, encoded by the coding sequence ATGGAAGATAAAGTAAATACATCAAGAAATAATAACTCATTTAGTATTAAAAAAATTGAAAAAAATATAAATGGTTTTTCTTTTGATATACGTCAACATTCTCTATATGAACTTGTTTGCATATCAAAAGGTAATATAAAACTTACTATAGATTTCCAAACATATGATTTAAAAGAAAACACAGTTTATTTAATAAAACCTGGACAAGTACATCAATGGATCAAAGATAAACAACCTAATACTTGCATAGGATATATTTTCCATTTTTCAAAAGATTTTTTACCCTCATATGATATGGTAAACAAATTATATGAAAAAAATTCTTTTCCTATTATAGAACTATCTTTAAGTGTTTTCAATAATATCAATCAGTTAATATCAATGTTATTAACTGAAAATCAACCTAATACTCTTTGTGCTTACTTATTTGGTTCAATATTAGAATATATATTAAAATCTAAAAAAAATACAAATAATTTATATTATAAAGATCAAAGAATCTATTTATTATTAGATCTAATTGAAAAAGAATTTATACACGAAAAATCAGCATTGTTTTATGCAAAATCACTTAATTTAACAACAAAAAGATTAAATGAATTAACAAAAAAATATTTAAATAAAACAGTATCTTCTTTAATTTTTGAAAGAATTATTATTGAAATAAAAAGAGAATTAACTTATAGTAACTTAACCATTACAGAAATTTCTAATAATTTAGAATTTAATAGCCTTTCACATTTTTCTAAATTTTTTAAACACTATACTTCTTCCTCTCCTTTAGAGTTTAAAAATTTAAAGAAACATACATAA
- a CDS encoding NifU family protein, producing MMPFSDEEIYRATKYNLSKISTYISSHGGDIRLLGVKSATIYIELTGACHGCAMSLMTTKMVVQEEFRKLIHPEIKVINVDGMPGNELPKNCYKEEEPIKEKRENGLINKIKKFFKL from the coding sequence ATGATGCCTTTTTCAGATGAGGAGATATATAGAGCGACAAAGTATAATTTATCTAAAATAAGTACTTACATTAGCTCTCATGGTGGGGATATTAGATTGTTAGGTGTAAAAAGTGCTACTATTTATATAGAACTTACCGGTGCATGTCATGGTTGTGCAATGAGTCTGATGACAACAAAAATGGTCGTACAAGAAGAGTTTAGGAAATTGATTCATCCCGAGATAAAGGTTATTAATGTTGATGGTATGCCAGGGAATGAACTTCCTAAAAATTGTTATAAAGAAGAAGAACCCATAAAAGAAAAAAGGGAAAATGGATTGATTAATAAAATTAAAAAGTTTTTTAAATTATAA
- a CDS encoding anaerobic nitric oxide reductase flavorubredoxin — protein MGFNIKNNIYLVGNVDWEIESYQGYKYSTHRGSSYNAYLIKEQKNVLIDTVDSTFTDIFIKNLKNEINLDDIDYIIINHGEKDHTGALPELMKLIPNTPIYCTNNCAKSLKGQFHQDWNFNIVKTGEKLNLGDKELIFVETPMLHWPDNMICYLTQDNMLFSNDAFGQHYATSAIYNDLVDQNELFVECLKYYSNILTPYNSKVIKKIEEILSLNLPLDMICPSHGVIWRDNPTQIVELYLKWAQNYQENQITILYDTMWESTRDMAEAIAKGIKEADSQTVIKLIHLSKKDKNDVITEVFKSKAILVGSPTVNKGILTTIASLFEFVKSLEFKNKQAAAFGSFGWSGESVKLINAKLVDSGFALVNEGLRVSWKPDEETIKECVKFGKDFVKDLNK, from the coding sequence ATGGGATTTAATATAAAAAATAACATTTACCTTGTAGGTAATGTAGATTGGGAAATTGAAAGTTATCAAGGATATAAATATTCAACACATAGAGGCTCATCATATAATGCATACCTTATTAAAGAGCAAAAAAATGTTTTAATTGATACTGTTGATTCAACATTTACTGATATATTTATTAAAAATCTTAAAAATGAAATTAATTTAGATGATATAGATTATATAATTATAAATCATGGTGAAAAGGATCATACAGGTGCACTTCCTGAATTAATGAAACTTATACCAAATACTCCAATTTACTGTACTAACAATTGTGCAAAATCATTAAAAGGTCAATTTCATCAAGATTGGAATTTTAATATTGTAAAAACAGGAGAAAAACTTAATTTAGGTGATAAAGAATTAATTTTTGTAGAAACTCCAATGTTACACTGGCCTGATAATATGATTTGCTATTTAACACAAGATAATATGCTCTTTAGTAATGATGCATTTGGACAACATTATGCTACATCAGCTATATACAATGACTTAGTTGATCAAAATGAGTTATTTGTAGAATGTTTAAAATACTATTCAAATATCTTAACTCCGTATAATTCAAAAGTAATCAAAAAAATTGAAGAAATTTTATCTTTAAACCTCCCTCTTGATATGATTTGTCCTTCACACGGAGTAATATGGAGAGATAACCCAACTCAAATTGTAGAACTGTATTTAAAATGGGCGCAAAACTATCAAGAAAATCAGATAACAATTCTATATGACACAATGTGGGAATCAACAAGAGATATGGCAGAAGCAATAGCCAAAGGAATAAAAGAAGCAGATAGCCAAACAGTTATTAAATTAATACACTTATCGAAAAAAGATAAAAATGATGTTATTACTGAAGTTTTTAAATCAAAAGCCATATTAGTAGGATCACCAACAGTAAACAAAGGAATTTTAACAACTATTGCTTCTTTATTTGAATTTGTAAAATCTTTAGAATTTAAAAATAAACAAGCAGCTGCTTTTGGTTCATTTGGATGGAGTGGAGAGTCTGTTAAACTAATTAATGCAAAATTAGTGGATAGTGGATTTGCGTTAGTAAATGAAGGACTAAGGGTTTCTTGGAAACCAGATGAAGAGACTATTAAAGAATGTGTTAAGTTTGGAAAGGATTTTGTTAAGGATTTAAATAAGTAA
- a CDS encoding acetylornithine transaminase: MSLKELDKKYVLNTYNRNYVNFVKGESATLFDENMKNYIDFGSGIGVVSVGHGNKIIAKTIYEQAERITHISNLFAIEPQSLLAKKVVELSGYDMACFFGNSGAEANEAAIKIARKYGQRKYNGKRYKVITLENSFHGRTITTSKATGQVKVHKKDFAPYPEGFSFNQNIEKIYKSVDDETVAVMMELIQGEGGLMTFEIEEVQKLARFLKSKDILLIIDEVQTGVYRTGEFLASNFYNIEPDIITIAKGIGGGVPIGIVMSKHKEIFEPGDHGSTFGGNYLSCQVSLKVCEILEKHKNTGVLKSTSDYFSLSLLNILNDYDDVFDKILGFGLMKGLRLKNENILESVIKTLFEEGVIVLKSGKNVLRFLPPLTITNKEIKEGFRRIEIALKRIKNED, from the coding sequence ATGTCTTTAAAAGAATTAGATAAGAAATATGTATTAAATACTTATAACAGAAACTATGTTAATTTTGTAAAAGGTGAGAGTGCAACACTTTTTGACGAAAATATGAAAAATTATATAGATTTTGGGAGTGGAATTGGTGTTGTTTCTGTTGGTCATGGAAATAAAATCATTGCTAAAACTATTTATGAACAAGCAGAAAGAATTACACATATTTCAAACTTATTTGCAATAGAACCGCAAAGTTTATTGGCAAAGAAAGTGGTTGAATTAAGTGGTTATGACATGGCATGTTTTTTTGGAAATAGTGGGGCTGAAGCAAATGAAGCAGCAATCAAAATTGCAAGAAAGTATGGGCAAAGAAAATATAATGGTAAAAGATATAAAGTTATAACATTAGAAAATTCATTTCATGGACGAACCATTACAACTTCAAAGGCCACGGGGCAAGTAAAAGTTCATAAAAAAGATTTTGCACCTTATCCTGAAGGATTTTCTTTTAATCAAAATATTGAAAAAATATATAAAAGTGTTGATGATGAAACAGTTGCTGTGATGATGGAACTAATTCAAGGAGAAGGTGGTCTTATGACATTTGAAATTGAAGAAGTTCAAAAATTAGCTAGATTTCTAAAAAGTAAAGACATTTTGCTAATTATTGATGAAGTACAAACTGGAGTATATAGAACGGGAGAGTTCTTAGCTTCTAATTTTTATAATATTGAGCCAGATATCATAACTATTGCAAAAGGCATAGGTGGTGGAGTTCCTATTGGAATAGTTATGAGTAAACATAAAGAGATTTTTGAACCAGGAGATCATGGTAGTACTTTTGGAGGTAACTATCTTAGTTGTCAAGTAAGTTTAAAAGTATGTGAGATTTTAGAAAAACATAAAAATACTGGTGTATTGAAGAGTACATCTGATTATTTTTCTTTATCATTACTTAATATACTAAATGATTACGATGATGTTTTTGATAAAATACTTGGATTTGGCTTGATGAAAGGATTACGTTTAAAAAATGAAAATATATTAGAAAGCGTAATAAAAACTTTATTTGAAGAAGGAGTAATAGTTTTAAAATCAGGAAAAAATGTTTTAAGATTTTTACCCCCTTTAACAATTACAAATAAAGAGATAAAAGAGGGATTTAGAAGAATTGAAATTGCTCTAAAAAGGATTAAAAATGAAGATTAA